The region tgttGCGTATTGTGTATTAGTTTTTAAAAACTTGAATACGCATGTCCTGAATGCGCATTAAGTGAGTATTTTGGGAGAAACGTACCGCCAGTGGGCATTTTGGGCGGTTGGAGCTTGGAAAATAGGGTATTTTGGGCATTCTTTTCTATGTATATTGCTATTATCATAGTTCCAATAATACCCTCGTGAATATTATGCTCGAAGAAAATAGAAAAAACGGCTTTGACTGAATTGCAGAAGAAACATACTGTTGAGTCACGATAGAGTAGTTGAGTGTTGATGAATACATTAACAggacatacatacatacatatgtaCAAGCTGTAAGTTTCAAGTCTGTGACGACTCTCCCCTGATTTCCGTTTGAGCTGCCCCAGAGAGATCGAGAGAGAGATACAGGAGAGAGGAGAGATTGCATGATGTATGCGTGTTGTTGATTGTGGGGCATTTGTTTGACCCAGCCTGCCGGCAAGTCATCTCTATCTCTTTCCTCCCCTCCATATCTCCCTCTTATACTATTTTTCTTTTTGATATTTTAGGCTGTGTATATCTTTAAGTAGTATTTTTTCATAAGCGCGTAAAAGGGTCAAAAGTAACATTTTCAAGAACCTCAATTCTTTGTTTGACTACTAACCCACCTTATCATAATCAACATCCAACTGCCCTTTTTATCCTCATAAACTTTGTAAATTTTGTATCTTTTTCATTCATTCTCATGTTCTTGCTTCTTTTTTTGCTTTGTTTATTCATATGATCTGATTGTACCTTGCAATTGTTGTGTGAATCGAGTGTTTACATGATTTGTTTGATTGGAATTTGAAGAAAGATTATGATTTTGGTGATTAAGTGATTTTATTTGTGTATAGAGGATTTTAGTTATGGGGGGTGTTTGTGGTAAGCCTTCTTCGGCTGTGGAACAAGGGCGTGAGAGCCCGAAAGTGAGGCAGATTAATAAGGGAGCTGCAGTTGTGTCTCGGGGGAATTCGGGGAAGAAGGTGGAGAGTTTTAGAGCTAAAGATAGGAGGGAAAATGGTGAGGGGAGAGTCGGTTATATTGATAAGAGAACAAATAGTTCGAGAAGGGTGCGTGATGAACAATCCGAGAAGAAAAAAAATCAACTTGCTGAAAAGATTCCGAGAGGTATTTCTAGCGGTGCTGAAGCGGAACTTATTGCAGCAGGGTGGCCTACTTGGCTTGTTGGAGCTGCTGGTGAATCTATAAAGGGTTGGATTCCACGACGAGCAGATACTTTTGAGAAACTCGAGAAGGTATCGTTTTGTAATACAGTAATCTTTTTTGTGTGTTTAACCTACTTTGCTTGTTTAACAGATTGATCATTGATATGTTTTGAAATTACTTCAGTTTATGATCTTTCTTGCTTTTGAATGTTCTAAATTTTCTGAATCTGCATGACCGACTCACATTTCTTTTTCTGTGCTGGGAAATTAAAAATCTCCCATATTGATGAAAGTTGAACTCACCTATCTTTCTATATTCTAATCATTATACAGTACATATAACTATTAAAACTTGAAAGTTACTATTACGGAGAATGTGTGGTACAAAAAACAGGAACATGAAGGGGGAATTTAACATCAAATGAACTCAATTAGATATTAAAAACTGTGCAAATAAATTTAAATATGtagttttttttttttgcttttcaaTCCTCCTTTGTTGGAAATGCCTCTTTTTTCCTTCAAAGTAATGCTTACCAATAACGGGATTGGTAGCAAAACCTTAATGCTATTTGTCTTTTGTTTTGGTGCTAATAAACAAATTCAATATCATTATATGTTGTTTTTAAATTTAGGTGAAGTTTTGGTTCCTGACATTTTATTCCTGCAGATTGGCCAAGGCACTTATAGTAGTGTATACAAGGCTCGTGACCACCTACACAAGAAAGTGGTTGCTCTAAAAAGAGTGCGGTTTGATAATTTAGATCGTGAGAGTGTCAAGTTCATGGCCAGGGAAATCCTTATTTTACGGAAGCTAAATCATCCAAATATAATTAAACTGGAAGGTTTAATCACTTCGCGGACATCTTCCAGTTTGTACCTCGTCTTCGAGTACATGGAACATGATCTTACCGGACTCGCTTCCCTTCCTAGCGTAAAGTTCACAGAACCACAGGTACTTTCCAAATAATTCTCAGCTATCTTGAATTTTGCTCAATATGTTTGCAttgataaataaaatttatattcttATGTTATCTGTATCTGTTCTTCGAAGTGATCTTGTAGAAGAGGATTTTATGGTCTTGGTTAAAAGTCTTATTATGCATATGAATTGGCAAAAAGAAAGCACACTTGATATTACACCCCTTTCTCTCTTTCagtttctattaatttttatttgaGTTCTGATGTTGTACAGTGTTTGTAGGTTAAATGCTATATGCAACAACTATTAAGTGGACTTGATCATTGCCATAGTCTTGGTGTTCTTCATCGTGACATAAAGGGCTCAAATCTTTTAATTGATGATAATGGAATTCTAAAAATTGCTGACTTCGGCTTGGCAAGCTTTTTTGAGCAACATCAGAGTGCACCATTAACAAGTCATGTTGTGACTCTTTGGTATCGACCACCAGAACTATTGCTTGGAGGCACCTATTATGGGGTTGCAGTTGATCTTTGGAGTAGTGGTTGCATTCTTGGTGAACTGTATGCTGGCAAGCCTATCATGCCTGGAAGAACAGAGGTATAGTACTAGTTCCTATCATGTCATGATTTAGTTTTATCTGGTGAGAAGGACTTAAATAAATTAGCTACAATTTTATGGAATAGTACCAAAATGCACACTTTAGTTGGagcatatataataattataaaatgaAAATCGATCCAATCTAAACACAGAGAATTATTGTTAGTATCTTAGTACCATGGTTGTCACGTCGATGAGTCGAGGCGAGTCGACGGATGTCGACTAGTCGACTAGTCGTTGACTAGTTGTAGAGTAGTTGACAAAAAAAttatatgtttttataaattaaaagtaCAATATATACACATTACAGacacatatgtatatatatataaatattatgtCTTTTAGATTCCTAAGTTCTAGGTTCGAAGTTCCAGCTCCTTCCACAATGTTTTATTTCAGATTCTAAGAAATTAAGAATTCGACACTTGGAGAGAACGATGAAAAAGCTAGAAAAGTTAACAAATATTAACAAAGAAAAGTACTTGCAATTATGTGAGATATGTAACAATTGTCTGATATACAACTGTGATGTGATGTGGTAGTGAAGCATgcaaaaaaaattatgtaaaaaaatatatatacattcaGCAGCTCGACTAGTCGACCGATTAGTCGACCAGTCGACCGAAATATCGACATTCAGCTAGTCGACATGTTGAGTCGACGTTTAGTCACCGCTTAGTCGACTAGTCGCCGACTAGTCGACCGACATGACAACCATGCTTAGTTCTGCATGTCCTTCAGTAGAGTGTAATTTCATCAAGGATTGACTGTTAGATTTAGGGGTCTACCGTCTACGAGACATTTTTCATTGAACCTTTAACTATTAATATTTCAGTTAGCTGTGAATGAGATGACTTGTACTTATCAAGTGTTGTAAGGTTGTAAGGGGTCTACCGTCTACAGGTGTTGTAAGCTTGCACCATGCTGCTTATGAAAAATTGACAATATCTCACAGTATTCATGTTGAGGAGCTTCATTTCATGTATATTGAGTTGCACCGGGTACTTGTGTTATCCGGGTAACTAGTATTAGCATCTTAAAATATGATTTGTTAATAACTACACAGGCATTTTGCACCTTTGTTACAGGTGGAGCAATTGCATAAGATATTTAAACTTTGCGGGTCACCGTCTGAGGATTACTGGAAAAAAACCAAGCTTCATAAGTCAACAGTGTTCAAGCCTACACAGCCCTATAGAAGGCGTCTAGCAGAAACATTTAAGGATTTGCCTGATGCTGCTGTGGGGCTTATGGAGACCTTACTTGCAGTAGATCCTGCTCATAGAGGAACTGCAGCTTCTGCACTTAAAAGTGAGGTAAGTAGTTCTTCTAGTTCTTTACCTTTACATGATTAAGAACGAAGATTACTCCTGTATATTTTAGCTTTATGACCTATGATATTGTAAGCTTCTGACCAGTTCAGCACATTTTGTGGCAGTTCTTTGCAGTAGAACCACATGCTTGTGATCCTACAACTTTGCCTAAATACCCTCCCAGTAAAGAGATTGATGCAAAACTGCGCAGCGAAGAGGCACGGAGGTGTGTGCTCTTGAATATGGCATctatcattttaaaaaaattaatgatTTTCTGGCCGTCTGTTGGATCGTTCAGCTCTTATAGCTATCGATATTAACTTAGGCCAATAATTGAGAACAAATTATAGAATAAGattaattagaaaaaaataagCCTGGGTGGACTAAGCCCAAAATATGAACTACCCCAAGGAAGACACTTGTATAAATGGCGGCCCATATGTTTGAGAGTAGCTCTAATTAATGATTTATTctctaattgattaattaattttcaTTATCCTCTTAAATAAGTAAGAGACAACAATGCTTGTACAAATAAAAGCCTAAACTAGCTTGGAAAGTAAGACAACTAAATATGTCTCAAGGAATAGAATATCCTAAATACTTGGAAATTTTAAATCACTGACACTTTACTAAATCCCCACAATTGTCTAAAATCAAATCATTCCTTACAATACAATAGAACTCCTTATACTAAATTATATGAATAAATGACACACAGCTCAGCGCACGGCTTGGAAACGAGTTGCTCAAATCTAGATTTATATAATCTATAATATTATATCATATATCAGCATCTGCCTGTTGTAGAGACCAGAAGATAATTAATAAAATGAACCGATAATGTATATTCACATTTATATGATAATACCCATGGGACCAACATGGGATATTtgtttatttgaactaatatttCCCCCTCTTCCCTTTTCCTGTTCCAGTAAATTTTTTAGGCATTGTCACCTAGTTATCTTTGCATTGCAATTCATGTTGATCTTCAGAATGCTAATGGTTGGTTGCTACTCTTTTAGGTTAGGAGCAGAAATCAAGGACGACAAGGTTGAAAGGGACATGAGAGGATCAAAAGATTCTCGTGCTGTTCCTGCCCCTGGTGCTAATGCTGAGTTAGCCATGTCACTGCAGGTACCTGAAGAATTGGTTAAGTTTTTTTGTTATGTCTATATATAACAAAATGGGCTCTCCTTCGTAAAAGTAACCTGTCTATTTACTGCTCTTCTTTGTACAACAGAAAAGAGGACGTTCAAATCCTAAGACCCGAAGTGAGCAATTCAACCGTCACAAGGATGAAGCTGCTTCTGGTTTTCCAATTGATCCACCTAGAGCAACTCAAGCTCTGAAAGAAGCAAGAAAAGAGCAAATGGAACAACCTGCAAACAGAGCTTCATATTCAGGTCCATTGATTCCAGGTGTTGGATGGACAAAGGCTGCAAAGAAACACGAAGCCATGCCTGTTGTTTTACCCAGGACTAATTTATCCTCGCTGTCTGGTTTGGTTGCATCAAGGACATTGACGAGTGAAGATTCCCGAGATAAATTTTTCCCCCCACCTCAAGTAGCAGCAGATCAAGCGCGTAGGGTTTCAGAAACATTTGACGAATGGGGGAGTTCCAGGAAGCAGGATATAAAGCATCAAAGTCAGGGAATTACTGGTTCTCGTCAGATGGGAAATTTATTAGGCAGTACGAAAGAATCAATTCTGGTGAGACTTGTGACAGAACTAATTCCTGTGGTCATTAATAATACTAGACAAAAATTAGATCATGCTATCCTATTTATTTCCCCCCCCCCCTTGtttttctaaatattttttaaaatggtCAGGGGTTTCAGGGAAACGGAAGCAAGATCCATTTCTCCGGTCCTTTGCTTGTTCCGTCAAACAATGTTGATAAAATGCTTAAAGATCATGACCGCCAGATTCAGGAAGCAGCTCGACGAGCACGGATTGAGAAGGCAAGAGTCGGTAATATTCAACCTCAAGGATTGCAAGTGACACCTAATCCAATGTATATTGGCAATCGTGGAGCTAGGTGATTGAGCTATATGCAAGGAGAGAGAGTGAAGAAGCTCTCCCCTATTAATCAAGATAGTAATAGTAAATTTATGTATAGTTCTATGTAATAttaaatttattcaaatttaATAAAGTGTTGTGTTTTGACAATGAAGTCACAAGAATAAGGAAAGTTGCATAAACCTTGCAACAGTGGTGTGGAGTTTGAACCTTGAGCTTGTATGGGGTACCTCTCAGAGGCTAGTTTTTTTGTTTTTAAGTTCTCGTGACTATCTCTTTTTGTAGAAAGGAACAACTGTCGAAAAATTGACAAAATTAACCGATTTATTATGTTTATAATGTACCAAAGTAACTCTTTCTAGAAACATGGCCAACTTTAACCTTTTAAATATCCATTTTGTGAATGCGTAGACTCAATCGGTACCTGCTCTTTTCCATCTCTTGCCAAACTTTGTGTGATGATCTTTTTCCCTTGTATTTTCAATCATTACCTATCTGTGAGTAGAAAAGGATACCACTCTCTCTAATGGGTATCCAACATAATACCCATATCGGTTTGCATATTAGAACTTACTCAACTGAGAAATGCTTATTTGATATAAATTACTGTCCAATTGAGAAATGCGTATTTGATATGAATTACTATCCATATTATTTTGCGTATTATAACTTACTAAATTGAAAAATGTGTATTTGATATCTGTAACACGTAATAGACCGGCTACTTTTTGTACGGGTTAGTTTTGTCCATTTTGTTTGGAAAAAGGGTAACCCCCAATCGTCAATATTTTGGCAAGGTTCAGCATTTGCAGAAGAGCAGTTCCAATCTTACTCTAAAAAAAAAGATTACCAAATAGCAACGCACCAGTGGTCTAGTGGTAGAATAGTACCCTGCCACAGTACAGACCCGGGTTCGATTCCCGGTTGGTGCAATTTCTGTTGTGTTTTGTTTTTACCAATTTAAGAACGATGGAAAACATTTTGACGATATTGATTATTGATTGTTTGTCGTCATCTTATTTCCTCCTCTTTATTACTCGAGGCTGTATAATTGTGTTGTGCCTCCAGCTCTATTACTCTTCTGGAGTTTGACGCCTGTCTGCAATTGTCTCATTTTAAAGCCTGGGGTTTTCACCAATTAACATCTCATGATCTCAACCCTGTGAACTGTGAAGTAGGGCCAAGTTATATGAACAAGATCTCTTACAACTGTACAAGAAACATTTGTTACATATTGATTGGTTCCGGTTTTGACTAACAATTAAAAGACTGTTTCCCCGTTCAAAAATTAATGCTCCAGCCAGCACTTTGTAACTTACTCGCGTTCATTTTCACTTCACATATGACATGATCTCATATCCACCACTTTCTGCATACAAATATAAAAAAAGGCACTAGCTTTTCCCTTTTTCAGTTTTATTGGCTTGTTGAGACTTGAGAGTgaataagtaaaaaaaaaagCACTAGCTTTGTAATCATACATAACTACAAGATACAAGTGAATAAGTGAGCTTCTTAGGTGTACCCATAAACCAATTTTTCCACCACTTTCGGGTAGCTTTGCAGTTAAAATTATAGTTCCATCACTGTCAAAATTTAATTTTACAAGGTTCAACTTCTGCTTTTGTTTGCATCTCAATTCTCAGATCTTACCTGCCCCCATTCTTTTTCTCTTAGATCCAGATTATAGTACTTATCATGCTGAATCACATATATATTTCACATTTTAGCCTACTTGCTACTAGAATATTAGATAACCTTCACTTTGTTTATCAAATTGTAGTTAGCTCAGCATAGTTATTACTTATTACTATTAATTCATGCACTTTTTTCTTTGTTACATAATATTTTAAGAACGTCGTTGTTATACAGCAAAAAGGATCAGATCAATGTTCGAGTTTTCTTAGATCTTTTTAAGTTTACTGCTTGATGCCATAATATTGCTAGTCCACATCATCTTGAGTAAATTTGTAGTGTAGACCACACATTGACAGTGATAAAAAGATAATGAAAACTTATCGGCAGACATCAGATGGTTGCACATATTAGTTAATTCTTTCATCAGCAATGATCACAACGTCTTCCTTATCTGTTGTTCTCCTATTTGCATTTTACTACCGagttttaaattaaattttaacaCTGTCAGCATTATCTATTTAGTTTAGAACCGAAAATGTCACATTTCAGCTCATTTATTCATTGGAAGTGTACAACGATTAGCTAATCATCGGGTTAATAGCCTAAAAACATAATCAAACTGACCCCGTTAAATGTGTTGACCGCGGTGGTCATGTAACTGCAAGTAAATATGAGTTCACATAGTCTACTGCAAATTTTTTTATTTCAGTTACCTAACTG is a window of Apium graveolens cultivar Ventura chromosome 11, ASM990537v1, whole genome shotgun sequence DNA encoding:
- the LOC141695145 gene encoding putative serine/threonine-protein kinase At1g54610 isoform X1; amino-acid sequence: MGGVCGKPSSAVEQGRESPKVRQINKGAAVVSRGNSGKKVESFRAKDRRENGEGRVGYIDKRTNSSRRVRDEQSEKKKNQLAEKIPRGISSGAEAELIAAGWPTWLVGAAGESIKGWIPRRADTFEKLEKIGQGTYSSVYKARDHLHKKVVALKRVRFDNLDRESVKFMAREILILRKLNHPNIIKLEGLITSRTSSSLYLVFEYMEHDLTGLASLPSVKFTEPQVKCYMQQLLSGLDHCHSLGVLHRDIKGSNLLIDDNGILKIADFGLASFFEQHQSAPLTSHVVTLWYRPPELLLGGTYYGVAVDLWSSGCILGELYAGKPIMPGRTEVEQLHKIFKLCGSPSEDYWKKTKLHKSTVFKPTQPYRRRLAETFKDLPDAAVGLMETLLAVDPAHRGTAASALKSEFFAVEPHACDPTTLPKYPPSKEIDAKLRSEEARRLGAEIKDDKVERDMRGSKDSRAVPAPGANAELAMSLQKRGRSNPKTRSEQFNRHKDEAASGFPIDPPRATQALKEARKEQMEQPANRASYSGPLIPGVGWTKAAKKHEAMPVVLPRTNLSSLSGLVASRTLTSEDSRDKFFPPPQVAADQARRVSETFDEWGSSRKQDIKHQSQGITGSRQMGNLLGSTKESILGFQGNGSKIHFSGPLLVPSNNVDKMLKDHDRQIQEAARRARIEKARVGNIQPQGLQVTPNPMYIGNRGAR
- the LOC141695145 gene encoding putative serine/threonine-protein kinase At1g54610 isoform X2, coding for MGGVCGKPSSAVEQGRESPKVRQINKGAAVVSRGNSGKKVESFRAKDRRENGEGRVGYIDKRTNSSRRVRDEQSEKKKNQLAEKIPRGISSGAEAELIAAGWPTWLVGAAGESIKGWIPRRADTFEKLEKIGQGTYSSVYKARDHLHKKVVALKRVRFDNLDRESVKFMAREILILRKLNHPNIIKLEGLITSRTSSSLYLVFEYMEHDLTGLASLPSVKFTEPQVKCYMQQLLSGLDHCHSLGVLHRDIKGSNLLIDDNGILKIADFGLASFFEQHQSAPLTSHVVTLWYRPPELLLGGTYYGVAVDLWSSGCILGELYAGKPIMPGRTEVEQLHKIFKLCGSPSEDYWKKTKLHKSTVFKPTQPYRRRLAETFKDLPDAAVGLMETLLAVDPAHRGTAASALKSEFFAVEPHACDPTTLPKYPPSKEIDAKLRSEEARRLGAEIKDDKVERDMRGSKDSRAVPAPGANAELAMSLQKRGRSNPKTRSEQFNRHKDEAASGFPIDPPRATQALKEARKEQMEQPANRASYSGPLIPGVGWTKAAKKHEAMPVVLPRTNLSSLSGLVASRTLTSEDSRDKFFPPPQVAADQARRVSETFDEWGSSRKQDIKHQSQGITGSRQMGNLLGSTKESILGNGSKIHFSGPLLVPSNNVDKMLKDHDRQIQEAARRARIEKARVGNIQPQGLQVTPNPMYIGNRGAR